A stretch of the Schistocerca serialis cubense isolate TAMUIC-IGC-003099 chromosome 2, iqSchSeri2.2, whole genome shotgun sequence genome encodes the following:
- the LOC126458306 gene encoding tRNA (adenine(58)-N(1))-methyltransferase catalytic subunit TRMT61A-like — protein sequence MSFARFKEVIEEDDTVILYVNVNSMHALKVTPQIKNKNGALVSNVFQTVYGALKVDSLIGKKFGSKVKLTKGWVYVLHPTPELWTLTLLHRTQIIYTPDISMIIFQLELKPGSIVIEAGTGSGSLSHALIRTIKPSGHLFTYDFHAARVDVVREEFKEHGLSEYVSVEHRDVCEDGFGAAVTNRADAVFLDLPKPWDAVPYAVAAFKKIGGRFVSFSPCIEQVQNTCKALSENGFFEIVTMECLLKELNVQVRAMPILNIGAKETTSQKTYNTASPGLSVCGHSGYITAATLPPRQD from the coding sequence ATGAGTTTCGCACGCTTCaaagaagtgatagaagaagacgATACCGTTATACTTTATGTAAACGTTAACAGTATGCATGCATTGAAAGTGacaccacaaataaaaaataaaaatggggctcttgtgtcaaatgttttccaaACTGTTTATGGCGCATTAAAAGTAGATTCTCTAATTGGTAAAAAATTTGGAAGCAAAGTTAAATTAACTAAAGGATGGGTATACGTACTTCACCCAACACCGGAATTGTGGACTTTAACTTTACTTCATAGGACACAAATCATATACACACCGGATATTAGCATGATAATTTTTCAGTTGGAGCTAAAGCCGGGAAGCATAGTTATTGAAGCAGGAACTGGAAGTGGCTCGCTCTCTCACGCCTTGATCCGAACAATAAAACCATCAGGACATTTGTTTACATATGATTTTCATGCTGCGAGAGTCGACGTAGTTCGGGAAGAGTTTAAGGAACATGGTTTGTCAGAGTATGTATCTGTTGAACACCGTGATGTCTGTGAGGATGGTTTCGGGGCGGCTGTTACAAATCGTGCAGACGCAGTATTCCTTGACTTGCCGAAGCCTTGGGATGCAGTACCTTATGCAGTTGCGGCTTTTAAAAAAATCGGCGGCAGATTTGTATCATTTTCACCGTGTATAGAGCAAGTGCAAAACACTTGCAAGGCTTTGAGTGAGAATGGATTTTTCGAGATAGTGACAATGGAATGTTTGCTTAAAGAACTGAATGTGCAAGTACGTGCCATGCCCATTTTGAATATAGGAGCAAAAGAAACAACCTCGCAAAAAACTTACAATACTGCTTCACCTGGACTTTCGGTGTGTGGACATTCTGGCTACATTACAGCAGCGACACTACCACCTCGCCAAGACTGA